The following proteins come from a genomic window of Limosilactobacillus reuteri:
- a CDS encoding lipocalin/fatty acid-binding family protein — MVKSTKKKRSHIGLIIFTILLVILLGVLGVNYKRFASKQLNPVRDNKVVKKDSPKITKTAKVVGSYRDDQDGAAIVLNENGTGRYVYADKNNPDTDDSLTWRKEGEHYLINLEDRDVTNPLTATLDNNKLVITGSNDWNTETFQKVNEELNLQQFLNGMHKK, encoded by the coding sequence ATGGTGAAAAGTACTAAAAAGAAACGATCCCATATTGGGTTAATTATATTTACTATATTACTGGTAATCTTGTTAGGAGTTTTAGGGGTAAATTATAAACGGTTTGCTAGTAAGCAACTTAACCCAGTTCGTGATAATAAAGTAGTAAAAAAGGATTCGCCTAAAATAACAAAGACTGCAAAAGTTGTTGGATCGTATCGAGATGATCAAGACGGTGCAGCTATTGTCTTAAATGAAAACGGAACAGGTCGGTATGTTTATGCAGATAAGAATAATCCGGATACAGATGATAGCTTAACTTGGCGTAAAGAAGGGGAACACTACCTTATAAATTTGGAAGATCGTGACGTAACTAATCCCCTTACTGCAACGCTTGATAATAATAAACTAGTTATTACGGGTAGTAATGATTGGAATACTGAAACGTTCCAAAAAGTTAATGAAGAGTTAAACCTTCAACAATTTTTGAATGGTATGCATAAAAAATAA
- a CDS encoding DEAD/DEAH box helicase family protein: protein MENLTVKLFNEIAEKQLPGLALFENRTGSGKTTGALQWVTDMLMKSKKSNVIIYITPNRQNQDEAWRGLVRQAYRRILCDESVKLNRQSDRKG from the coding sequence ATGGAAAATTTAACGGTTAAGCTGTTTAATGAAATTGCTGAAAAGCAGCTTCCGGGTTTAGCATTATTTGAAAATCGAACTGGTTCTGGAAAAACAACGGGTGCCCTACAGTGGGTAACGGATATGCTAATGAAAAGTAAGAAATCCAATGTCATTATCTACATAACACCCAACAGACAGAATCAGGATGAAGCATGGCGGGGATTGGTTAGACAAGCATATCGAAGAATTCTTTGCGACGAATCAGTTAAACTTAATCGACAATCGGATCGCAAGGGATGA
- a CDS encoding glucosamine-6-phosphate deaminase, which translates to MKILVTKNKEEASQKAFKLLQTDIINGAQVLGLATGSSPLGLYQKMTSSSVDYSSLISINLDEYIGLKPTDPQSYHYFMEHHLFAQKPFAKSFIPDGSNLNATEVINHYNQILATYPIDTQILGIGNNGHIGFNEPGTPFDSQTHKVKLTLATINANARFFTSSKDVPTEAYTMGIGSILQAKHIILLAFGEQKADAINKMVNGKITTAVPASALQKHPNVTVILDEQAASKLA; encoded by the coding sequence ATGAAAATTCTTGTAACGAAAAATAAAGAAGAAGCAAGCCAAAAAGCTTTTAAACTTCTTCAAACAGATATTATAAACGGCGCCCAGGTACTTGGTCTCGCAACAGGAAGTTCTCCGCTAGGCCTTTATCAAAAAATGACTAGTAGTTCAGTTGATTATTCCAGCCTTATTTCTATTAATCTTGACGAATATATCGGTCTTAAACCAACTGATCCGCAAAGTTACCATTACTTTATGGAGCATCATCTTTTCGCTCAAAAACCATTTGCCAAAAGTTTTATTCCTGATGGCAGTAATCTGAACGCCACTGAAGTAATTAATCACTATAATCAGATTTTGGCTACTTATCCTATTGATACGCAAATTTTAGGAATTGGCAATAATGGTCATATTGGTTTTAATGAACCTGGAACTCCTTTTGATAGCCAAACCCATAAAGTAAAGTTGACCCTTGCTACTATCAATGCCAACGCACGCTTTTTTACTTCAAGCAAGGACGTACCAACTGAAGCCTACACGATGGGAATTGGTTCAATCTTGCAAGCAAAACATATCATCTTACTCGCATTTGGTGAGCAAAAAGCAGACGCAATCAACAAAATGGTCAACGGTAAAATCACGACCGCGGTTCCAGCATCAGCTCTCCAAAAACATCCAAACGTAACAGTGATTCTTGATGAACAAGCAGCAAGCAAACTAGCTTAA
- a CDS encoding Fic family protein has protein sequence MTDEELQAKFLYDNGTLRNKFAIKNADELSLIEYRGVAEREVALLQQQPKIKSFEDLQTINKFLFGWLYDWAGELRNYYISKAGFDFLEYGRFDNAIKYINDEIGRLNKKKQPTIEDYAALLNDLNYIHLFREGNGRSTKLFIQLIALHHGQVIDYPADNAEMIAGLNQLDVGIIAKTMALQKSAG, from the coding sequence ATGACTGATGAAGAACTTCAAGCAAAATTTTTATATGATAATGGAACCCTCCGCAATAAGTTTGCAATTAAAAACGCGGATGAATTAAGCTTAATTGAGTATCGTGGTGTAGCAGAAAGGGAAGTGGCCCTTCTTCAACAACAACCGAAAATTAAAAGCTTTGAAGATTTGCAGACGATTAATAAATTCCTTTTTGGTTGGCTTTATGACTGGGCGGGTGAGTTACGTAACTACTATATTTCAAAGGCAGGTTTTGATTTTTTGGAATATGGTCGCTTTGATAATGCAATTAAATATATTAATGATGAAATTGGGCGATTGAATAAGAAAAAACAGCCTACCATTGAGGATTATGCTGCTCTCTTAAATGATCTAAATTATATTCATCTGTTTCGTGAAGGGAATGGCCGGTCAACTAAATTATTCATTCAGTTAATTGCCCTTCATCATGGTCAGGTAATTGATTATCCAGCAGACAACGCGGAAATGATTGCCGGATTAAACCAATTGGATGTCGGTATTATTGCCAAGACCATGGCTTTACAGAAAAGTGCTGGTTAA
- a CDS encoding helix-turn-helix transcriptional regulator, whose translation MAENIINILKTNNMTVAFVAQESGLDVAQVNETLKRPVATWSIQILNALADALGERPGELLDRIQDFDFHLHTDDDQLTIQHVQFQTPSSYQQVRFAVESNILEGWEPTATDVRQLKESAENPDDEILMEIEQLFGD comes from the coding sequence ATGGCAGAAAACATCATCAATATTTTAAAAACCAATAATATGACAGTCGCATTTGTTGCTCAAGAAAGCGGCCTTGACGTTGCGCAGGTTAACGAAACACTTAAACGCCCAGTTGCAACCTGGTCAATTCAGATTCTTAATGCACTTGCAGATGCTTTAGGAGAGCGTCCGGGAGAATTATTAGATCGGATCCAGGACTTTGATTTTCACTTACATACTGATGATGATCAATTAACGATTCAGCACGTGCAATTCCAAACACCTTCTTCTTATCAACAAGTTCGATTTGCGGTTGAGAGTAATATTTTAGAGGGATGGGAGCCTACAGCAACAGATGTAAGGCAATTAAAAGAGAGTGCTGAAAATCCAGATGATGAAATTTTAATGGAAATTGAGCAATTATTTGGTGATTAA
- a CDS encoding IS30 family transposase, whose amino-acid sequence MGTTILSFQNRIVIETLHNEGRSLRYIANYLGFSKTTVFNELHRLNGEYQAELAQTDFERKVSQRGRKSSLTKSLKHLIEEKIQVQKWSPEQVAHVVGIAYKTVYNWIDQGWLDVQLPDLPDHGIRRHRAKEKRGTFSHGRSIEERPHKVETPQEFGHFEADTVLSGKRKGQAVATFVERKSRLTIVKRLHGRDSQSMTQAVLELASQLQDKLKTLTVDHGKEFANYQAIEQLTGTQVYFAHAYSPHERGSNENRNRVLRRFIPKGQAIEELSDRQLVQINWYLNSRPLKCLNWHTPIEIFLLNLRH is encoded by the coding sequence ATGGGCACCACTATTTTATCATTCCAGAACCGCATTGTCATTGAAACGCTTCATAATGAAGGACGTTCCTTACGATACATCGCTAATTACTTAGGCTTTAGTAAAACCACAGTCTTTAACGAACTTCACCGGCTCAACGGTGAGTATCAAGCTGAACTAGCGCAAACTGACTTTGAACGCAAGGTTAGTCAACGGGGGCGGAAGTCTTCACTCACTAAAAGCCTTAAGCACTTGATTGAGGAAAAGATTCAAGTCCAGAAGTGGTCCCCTGAACAAGTTGCCCATGTAGTTGGGATTGCCTACAAGACGGTCTATAACTGGATTGATCAAGGATGGCTTGATGTACAGTTACCCGATTTGCCTGATCATGGAATTCGTCGTCATCGTGCTAAAGAAAAGCGTGGTACGTTCAGTCACGGCCGCTCCATTGAGGAGCGTCCTCATAAAGTCGAAACTCCCCAAGAATTCGGCCACTTTGAAGCTGATACCGTACTTTCTGGCAAACGTAAAGGTCAAGCTGTGGCGACCTTTGTGGAGCGTAAGAGTCGTCTGACAATTGTTAAACGGCTCCATGGTCGCGACAGTCAGTCCATGACTCAAGCCGTACTTGAACTAGCTAGTCAACTTCAAGACAAGCTCAAGACGCTTACCGTGGATCATGGGAAAGAGTTCGCTAACTATCAGGCAATTGAACAGCTAACAGGTACTCAGGTTTATTTTGCCCATGCTTATTCACCACATGAACGCGGTAGTAATGAGAACCGTAACCGAGTTTTGCGACGGTTTATTCCCAAGGGACAAGCCATTGAAGAGCTGAGCGATCGCCAGCTGGTTCAAATCAATTGGTATCTGAATTCCCGACCACTTAAATGTCTTAACTGGCACACACCAATCGAGATCTTCTTGCTTAATCTACGTCACTAA